In Lycorma delicatula isolate Av1 chromosome 10, ASM4794821v1, whole genome shotgun sequence, a genomic segment contains:
- the LOC142331384 gene encoding LIRP-like: MFVKRLVLLIVCMVYLDFVQAQTDLFQMFDKRENGKYCGKNLVAALQLICNGVYNFMFKKSSYSDEINNEDWIMNTDIENVQYPFKSRASATALMPGTFRRRTRGIYDECCRKSCSVREMAGYCGR; encoded by the exons atgtTTGTAAAGCGTTTGGTACTCTTGATAGTTTGCATGGTGTACCTCGATTTTGTTCAAGCACAAACTGACCTATTCCAAATGTTTGATAAAAGAGAAAATGGTAAATACTGTGGGAAAAACTTAGTAGCAGCTTTACAACTAATCTGTAATGGTGTATATAACTtcatgttcaaaaaatcttcgTATTCAG atgaaattaataatgaagattgGATAATGAATACAGATATAGAGAACGTTCAGTATCCATTTAAAAGTCGTGCCAGTGCAACAGCTTTAATGCCAGGAACATTTCGTAGAAGAACAAGAGGTATTTATGATGAATGTTGTAGAAAGAGCTGTAGTGTTCGTGAAATGGCTGGATATTGCGGGCGGTAG